DNA sequence from the Lysinibacillus sp. OF-1 genome:
TGATTCGCCGTTTCATTCGATGGTCCTTCAAACATACGTTTATTTCATATGCGATGTTTCCCATATCTTCGGCTATCATAGTTGCTATGCGAAAATACTGATGAAGTCCTATTACAGTTGAGTTATATAATGCTATTTTTCTTGCTTGGTCATTTGAGCCACTATCATATCGAATACCATTAATAATTTCTTTAAGGTTATTCTTCGTACGCTGTACTGCTTTATCACACATATGACTTTTAACTACCCATTTCTGACCTTTTGGAATTAACTTCATTTTGATTCCTAGAAATTCAGAATAGTCCTTTTTAAGATTCACGATTTTTGATTTGTCTTCACTAATTGCTAGACCTAGTCTATCTTTAAGCCATTTTTGAACCGCAATAAATAACTTTTTGGTATGGTTAGGATTACTACAAAAGATTTTGAAGTCATCTGCATAGCGAACAATGTAACATTCTTTCAGTTTAGATGATTTCTTTAACATCCTATATTTATAACTATTGTGAGGATGTCTATTTTCTCCCTTACCACCATATTGCGTATAGTCTTTTAAAGTGGGGAATGTTTCCCATTGGCTTTCAATCCATCGGTCAAGTTCATTAAGCACAATATTAGACAACAATGGAGATAAAATACCTCCTTGTGGTGTACCTTTTTTATTCTCAATAATTTGACCATCTGGCATTTTGACTTTGGCTTTTAGCATTTTTGAAATAATCGTGAGTAAATTTTTGTCTTGTATACCTAGTGTCCACATTTGTTTTAACAACTTTGCATGTGAAACATTATCGAAAAATCCCTTTATATCTATATCAATTACATAAGACATTTTGGAATGTTGCATTAACCGATAACTTTGAGCAATCGCATTTTCTACTGAACGGTTTGGTCTAAATCCGTGACTTCTACCAGAAAATTTTGCTTCTGCTATAGGCTCAAGAACTTGGAAAATACATTGTTGGACTATTCTATCCCAAATTGCAGGAATTCCTAAAGGTCTTACTTTACCATTAGGTTTTGGTATTTCAACTCGTCTAACTGCTTTCGGTTTGTAATCTCTTAATTTATTTCTAACATAACAAACGAATTGTTCTTCGGCTAGCTTCGAAACATGTTCGATTGTCCGACCATCTACGCCAGCCGTTTTACTACCCGTATTTTTCTTAATATTACGATACGCTAACTTAATGTTTTCAGACGAACTGATAATTCTCATTAAGTTTTTAAAATTACTACCGTTTTTACTTTGGTCATATAGCATGTCAAAAGTTGACTGCATACTATAATATTCAGCATTTCTTAACTTGGACTTTTTAACATGTTGTACGATTCGTGAATTTGCCACAGACATCAACCCCTCTCTCAAGTGGTGATTCTATTAGTCATACTCGAATCTGTGATTTGTTATGCATTTATAAGTCTTTGAAATTTCCGACTAGAGCCTATCCCTCCACCGCTTATTATCACGATTTCAAAGGTACTGTGGCTCCACTCTCACGAAAGGTTAATCAGTTTTAATAGGTTGCCCCTTTATATACTGAACTGCTTCATAGGCAGGTTAATACCTCCACATCCTTCGCTTTCCACGTTCCGACTTCTCTATCCATCCATATATCCTTAGGTTTCTCCTATAGTCCTGTATGCTTGAACTTGCCTGTAACAAGCTATGGATTTTCATAACGCACGATTTTTACTCATCCACACATACGATGGCACTGCCACCCATTGCATTTCTACAACATCTACGTCTAGACCTGTACATTCAGAGATTCGTCAGTGCTTGTGCAGCACATTCTAACCATAGATACTTTATGGACTCCCGGCATATAGGATACACCATCTACCTCTAGACAGCTTTCGTGACTTACTGTGAACATTTTTACATTTGTAAGCTGACGGTATCTCTCTGCCGACTTTACCGAGCTTCATACTTCACTAGTTAACCTTAGCTAAAGCATGTCGGAGTATCAGAGTAGGCGTTTCAAGGCGTTACCCTCTCATTCCACCTATCAAGAAATCAGTTCTCCTAGGGAAATTAAGCGACTCCCTAGTGTCTAAGCTTTTCACTTAGAAACGTGTCGCACCGGCATCATAATCGCCATAGACTAAAATCTTCTGCCCATTTTCTAATGCTTGCTCAATTCGTGCTACTGCTTCAGCCATACCGTACATAAGAAATGGGTCATGGACATTTGCTTCAGTCATATTTAATAAGCTTTCTGCTTCAGCCGTAGTTTCACAGCCTCGTGCTGCTAAAATTTTTGCAGCAATCGCGGAAAGTTGTAAGTCATTTTGTAATGCTTGTACAAGTGTGGCATCTGGACGCTCCACCTGCCATCTTTTTTTCGATAGAATCATCTTCTCACTTCCTTACGAAAGCTATTATACCGAAATTCTATTGGATACGCACTATCCGTTAGATTGATAGTTTTATCCATCAATGTGAAAATTTCTATCCGCCCCTTTTACTGATTAATCCATCAGTTTAAACTTACTATCCATCTAGCAGCAAAAAAGCCTACTCTATAGAGTAGACTTCTCGAATACACCTTTTGAAGCGGCCACTAATGCTGCTACGGTGGTCATATCTTCTTCATGCAATGCTGTTACAATAGCACTACCAACAATAACTCCATCTCCCAATGACCCCATCCTTTTCACTTGCTCAGGTGTTGAAATACCAAAGCCTGCAAGCACAGGGATTGAACTTGCTTGACGTAGACTTGCAAAATGCTGCTCTAAGTTTGCAGCAAAACGGGACCTTGCCCCTGTAATTCCATTCACAGTCACAGCATAAACGAAGCCCTGACTAGCTGCTGCAATATGAGCAATACGCTCA
Encoded proteins:
- the ltrA gene encoding group II intron reverse transcriptase/maturase, with amino-acid sequence MANSRIVQHVKKSKLRNAEYYSMQSTFDMLYDQSKNGSNFKNLMRIISSSENIKLAYRNIKKNTGSKTAGVDGRTIEHVSKLAEEQFVCYVRNKLRDYKPKAVRRVEIPKPNGKVRPLGIPAIWDRIVQQCIFQVLEPIAEAKFSGRSHGFRPNRSVENAIAQSYRLMQHSKMSYVIDIDIKGFFDNVSHAKLLKQMWTLGIQDKNLLTIISKMLKAKVKMPDGQIIENKKGTPQGGILSPLLSNIVLNELDRWIESQWETFPTLKDYTQYGGKGENRHPHNSYKYRMLKKSSKLKECYIVRYADDFKIFCSNPNHTKKLFIAVQKWLKDRLGLAISEDKSKIVNLKKDYSEFLGIKMKLIPKGQKWVVKSHMCDKAVQRTKNNLKEIINGIRYDSGSNDQARKIALYNSTVIGLHQYFRIATMIAEDMGNIAYEINVCLKDHRMKRRIKKTGVITSDFIKKEYGKSKQLRFISREPFLPIGYIKHKSPMMKRNVVNAYTKEGREEIHKNLSTIDVGVLRFLMEHPISQRSVEYNDNRIALYCAQRGICHVTGQGLNPMTIHCHHKVPRLQGGTDEYKNLCLVDKDIHILIHAKDEEIISKYKYLITNVGSLNKLNTLRKILNLEELAI
- a CDS encoding single-stranded DNA-binding protein — encoded protein: MILSKKRWQVERPDATLVQALQNDLQLSAIAAKILAARGCETTAEAESLLNMTEANVHDPFLMYGMAEAVARIEQALENGQKILVYGDYDAGATRF